Part of the Mangifera indica cultivar Alphonso chromosome 4, CATAS_Mindica_2.1, whole genome shotgun sequence genome, attttatttcatctacAGAAGAATACACTCAGTATATAAACAATACAAACTCACCACATATGATCACTAATTGTATTTAAGTAGACTAACAACAATAgtgtaaaataaaaagatgttAAAGACAatttagaaagatatggagggTTTCAgatcatatattttatactattataacaaaaatttatggATTGCGGAATCTAATTATCAACTTTATCAACTACTTCAAACACATATAGTTCCtaaaaaattttggaaacaGAACAAAGCACTAATTATAACAACAAATCTCAATAAGACAAAATTGAAGCAATTCTACAGCTAACCGAAGAATCATAGAACAACATAGCCTGACAACAGAGAAGCAGCAAGGAGAGACTAGTGCACATTAAGGTGATTCACAGATATTTCTAGCTAAAATAGTaccaaaatcatttaaaaaaaaaaaaccaaatagaTGTCAGCTTCATTAAAACCAAAAGCATAGTATCTTGCGAAAATGAAGCAACACATACTCTTGTTTTCaccctcatcatcatcatcttcatcaccaGACAGCCGTTCATCCTCAAAATCATCTCTTCCTGAGAACGAGCCAAACCCAGAAATATCAAGCTCGTCCTCTTCTTCATCGGATAAGTTGTACTTGTTCTTCTTGCTCAATTTCAACTATCAAAcacgaaaaaataaaataaaataaaacttctcttaattttttcttttagttttcatACAAAGTTTAGCCAACAAACCTGACGCTGCCGCTGAGAACGCATAATCGCCTTATCAAAGTCCCCCAACTCATCCTGTTGCTCACCTATTCGTCTATCCACAAACAAAGACGACTTGCCACTTTCTTCATATTCTTTGAGTAGTGTCTTTTTCCGCTTCTGGATTGCAAGAGAGCGAGAGAGACCAATACGGAGCTCTTCGCCCTTACGCTTCTTACCCAGGATATCAAATTTTCGTCGAGACCAAATAGTCTCGAATGGATTTTTAGTTTTGGAGAGTTTATTCTTCATGGCGACTTTGGTAGGGTTGGAGGTTTTGGGATTAGTTTTCGCCATAGCTAATGTCGACGATTACAGGGTTAGTGAGTTACAGGGGTTTTTAGGAAGTGGGAGGGTTTAGGGCTTTGAGTAAAAGGTTCGTTGTAGTTAGGCGGACTTAGGGTTGGATTCGGATGAAATATACCTTTTTTTatcggccaaaggactatttcccacccaaagaatgttgcaatctcaagtttccaccttttatttttgataatactAAATACCCATCAatgagcaattaaaattaacggaaccctaatctcttgaaattttatctctttttgccatcttaaattttaaaaactaaaaatttttctcaacctaagttttaaaaaatggtagtttcattGTAagatttcgttttgaaatctccgatgatATATCTAACTCTATTATCGATGACTTCTCTCTCCCGAAATATTCTCTCATTCTGGTGATATCTTTCATTCTATTTGGACGTATGATCGGTGTTGGAGAAGAGGAAGACGAAGACAAAgttgtcgtcttcgtctaggaagacggtTGTCTTCCTCGACAAAGTTTTTTGTCTTCCACGACTTCTCCGTCGTCGATCAAGAgtctaaatgggaggaaagagaccgCCGAAAAGAGATGatgtttcgggagggagaggccaccGATAATAgagccagagatttcaaaacgaaacccctatgatgaaactgccattttttaaaacttagattgggaaaaaaatttagtttttaaagtttagaggggcaaaaatagattatatttttatttatttttaatattataaagaaaatgataattttacccttaccacagttaattttaactgctcatacggtctttttttcctttaagagtaactaacattttcccacccatggtttagtttaataacatttttatccctaatttacataaacaacatatttttcacctaaacttAAACTCTCTCAACAAAAAATAACagtataaagttaaaataataattttattacctattaattttaaaataaaaaaataacaattctctattaaatttaaaccttttaaatgtgataatttcacttttaaaaCACATAGttacattttattcaatttttgggGAGtgtaattgttatatttaaaactattaagaggtaaataatatttcaaaaaattttaaaagaccCCCAAacattttttggaatttcaaataACCcctcaaaaatttcataaacctttgatatttttaaaaattataatttgccctctaatatatgattatatgacaaaaatacccctattTATAAGAAGATAGGAAAAATGGTgagaatgaaatgaaaataaattaaggtGTTTCtcaataatttagatatttgaaagttatttttaatttgtgttaatttagaattatataataatttgaaaaaataaaataatagagataaaataataactttattccTTAATACTATTGTATCAtctacataatttaatttttgataaaaaattgttatttatatttgatttttaggtgaaaaaaatattatttatgttaactaaagataaaaagggattttaagattaaactccggtgggaaaatgtgatttagtCTTTGTTCTTTTAATTAGAATGGTCAAATTAAAAAGAGATGAATtcagccaaaggactatttctcacccaagtttaaATGTGTTCTCAAAGTCACACTAATAGAGTTTGAAAAACCCGAAGTCCTACCCATGATATTATTGTCATTAAAATTCTTAGTAAAAAATatgggtaaaattgttattttattaataatattaaaaaatataaaatttattaaattttcccccttaagttttaaaaactaactaaagttttctaactttgaaaagtcacatttccctccaaattttttcttcacctctcccGCCACCATCTTGGGCATCAACGACTTCCACTCTTCACCCAAAACCGTTGGTTGATGCACATAGACAAATCTAAAACGAATCTCTTCGTCGGAGATGAAGAGATTAATGAGATATGGGCAAAGAGATGATGAAGCATCTTCGTTCTTTACCGATGAAGAAATCCAGATCTCTTCGTCGGTGAACAAGCTTCGTCGTCGTCCTTTCTAGATTATCAGAGAAAGTGGTCGAAGGGGaagtaaaaaattcaaaagttttgggagaaaaatatgatttttcaaagtttaaaaactttttgaagggtaaaatattagtttttaaaacttatgagagaaaaatgtaataaattttatatttttttaatattattaataaaataacaaatttatctatgtatttaactgaaaattttaactccAATTGATCAATAGATAGGAtttcagatttttcaaattctatGAGTATAACTTTAGAATCGTatctaaacttgggtgggaaatagtcctttggtcgATGAATTCAGTCTTTAAAGCTTCTGAggccacttttttttttttttaattattcacaaattttatattatgagtaaattacattttcccctcAAGATTAATCTTCctctttaaataatataaataatattttctcatgcattaaACTCTTACCTATCATAaccaaatatttgaaaaaaattaaaaaatagcttatttatatatcaaatctaaatattttaaatataacaatttaattattaaaaagatttaaaatctcataaaccaatatttaaaatcttttaaaaacccaaatccCGACATCACtccttcaaaaaaatattatattattattgtcatatattaaaatttttaaaagcatccaaacttttttaaactttcaaaaccttaaagaaattattaatgctcctaatattttaaaaattatagtttattctTTAAACATGCTATTATACTTTTCTCTATACACTTCTAGTACAATTATTAGTTTTACTTGTCATAACTCATGACTTAAAACtgaaaagagaggaagaagggGCGAAGGTGAAAGggaagagaaataaataaattcttttgtaatatagatattttaaaGGGCTTTTTGAATTTGGTCAATTTTGGCttatccaaggtttgatgagaCCTACTCCCACCCTTTAAATTTATAAAGCCATCAAAATAAGaccattttcatcaaatttggatgggaaatagtcattcaagCCCAGATCGACAAGAAAGTTGTGCAAATTAAGAGTTGAAAACATAGTAGCATTAGGAGGGTCAAATTACATGGTCGTGAAAAGTTAAaagactaattaataattacacaAGGGTGGGAACACCagaaaaaaaccaattttgctgataaatttttataattattaattatgggtgtacaaaaatttataagttttttatagGACGAATACTTGGCAAGAAACAACAAATTTGAGTAAGATATAACAAATCCCAATTTCAAGTTAGCGATGAACAAGAGTAACAGTTCTAAAAAGTTAtgcaaaaagttgaaaaatataacAGTCTCAAAAGAACCCAATCACATAgtcacaaaaaattaaaaggttggTTGACAATGATGTAAAAATGACAATATCAAGTGAAAAATAGTTTCGTTAGtgatttttaatcatttttgtaattattaaccagaaataaataaaattttttaaagttttctaaatatattgttatttagttTTAGGCTTTAGCAAGAACAAAtgactttataaaaaaaaaaataataataataacaactgGGAAAGTGAGAACTTAAACGGTCAGAAGGCTTACTTTCATCAAAGttggggtgggaaatagttattcggcctatattatattaggtaatattatgtatatctactttaaatatacaaatagatacacacttttatatgatattatatgattgagtgttattttatgtttaattcaaaatcatctaatcacatgataatatatattaagtgtgtatttatttatgtacttaaaatgaatacgtataattttattatattatattggctaaaggacttattcctacttaaagtattttattttctcaagtGCTCaccttttatctttaaaaattttatttacctatTAATGAGCGGTTAAAGATAACAGACTtctaaccttttaaaattttattttttttcctcccttaaaccttaaaaattaacaatttcatctttagaccaaatttaaaaaccaaaaaaacattccctcccccccccccccccccttagggtttagttttcaaactctggTATCATCATCGacagcctctccctcccaacttTTTCTCTCCCTTCAATAATCTTTCTCCTCTCTCTTGGATCTTTGGTCAAAATGATTGAAGTCGGGAAGACAAAGATCTAGTCTTCGTCTTCCCTGTTTCAATCGCGCTGGTCGAAGGTTCAAGTGAGAGATGAGAAATTGTCAGAAGGAGAGAAAACGTCAGGTGAGAGAGATTGTCGGCGATGACAccagagtttgaaaactaaaccttaagggggaaatatcattttttaaaacttagtctaaggaaaaaatgattagtttttggAGTTTAAAcggggaaaaaaatgaaatttaagtttatttttaatattacaaataaaataataattttaccctttaaaactaataaatttaattatctattaataagtaaataagatttttaaaaataaaaaataggaaCTTACAGAAAcaggatactttgggtggaacaagtcctttggcctattgtATTTGGAGAACCATATGCCTCATTCAGCCACTGTAccatctgaaaaaaaaaaaaaaaagagcatcCACCCCAAAGGAGTCAAGGGACCCCATTGTCTCCCTCAATCATAATCCCCAATACCccaaaaaacattaaaaaaggaAACATGCACTCCACTTTTTTCAATCACACTCTCCAATCACTTTCCATTCTTCACTTAATGTTTCATTAATTAACAAACAGTACAAAAGCACATTCGCAAAATGATTCTCTGCACTAAGATTAATTAGACATGatcacaataaattattaattaataaataaattttaactttaagcCAAGAGCCAGAAATCTTTGTGACGTTTAGTAGTGATCAAATAACCTCCttgttttttgctttttctcCTCACAGCAACAGCCATGCAGGCTGCATTTTGGATGCAATATTCAACAACGCCAACAGGGACTCGATTACCTGCCCACATCATAATCAGACGCCATGTGGTGGAGCGTTTCTTCTGCCCAAGAACCAGCAGCGCCACCCCTTGCTTTTTTGCTGCTTCTACAATTGCCGGACCTTTTTCTTTCCCCTCCACCACAGCAACTTCAAGCTGTATCTGTCGttaatttcaacaattataatttaattatgttataaagttataaaatatttatagacGAAAGTTTTCTGATACCCACATCAGGTCTTTTCTGCTGacacatattttttaagttatggACAAGTTCATAGGCCCTTGGAGCTGATCTCTCCTTCTTCTTGCATGATTCTTCACCTGCAGCTGCAAGTGCAAAcagctctatatatatatatctaacaatcaaatatgaaaaaaaagtatAGAGAGGAAAAAATATCTCACTTGAAACTTGTTTAGAAGGCTTGATGACGTAAAGAAGAATAACTTTATCCTGACTCTGAACTGAGTGAGTTAATGACCATTGTATAGCTCCCTTAGCTTCACTGCTCGAATCAACCACGATCATGATTTTCCTACCATTCACCAACCCGGGTTTCACTTCATCGCTACTACGCTTCTCTTCTCCATTAACAATGCCAGCATTCTCAAATTTTCCATCGGTTTTAGCAGTAGGCTTGGGTTGTATTGGCGGCGACCGGACTCTAACCAGGGGCCTAATTCTGTTTAGACAGAAATTTGGCAACCTTGCGCCTCTCTTGCCCATCTCTCAGGATAAAATGATCACTACAGCAGACAGATAGCACCAGTcgttataattattataagaagaaagaaattaatattgaaaaagaataaaagaaatgaagagTTAGTTAGGAAGCAAGAGCCCACAGTTCAAGATGTGGATGTACCGGGTCCTGAGAGGGGGCTTGCTTGTTTTCGCTTTGccttttctctttatctttcttttgtCGTTTAATCATTCACCACcctgtttgttttcttttttattttcttgtccCTGTGGGGGCTATTCCCGAACGTGCTTGTCATGAAGCCGTAGGCCCCAACCCTTCTTGGACCAGCCAGTCAACACTTGCCTCTTGGGCACATTCTCAGGTTAATTAGTGCAACCCACTATCTCATTACTTCGGAATGTTGCTGCAAAACAATTTCTTTCGGGAGAAATGAGAATTTCCAAGTATAAGAATCATAAATGGAAAGGGTAATTGGGTGAGATCCACATTCTCATATGGTTGCTACTGCTGGCACCGTTTTAGGCAAATGATAAGCATAAGATTGAGATTAACATTGTAAAGGCTATGATAAGGTGAATGAATAAAACGTAGTTCAGACGCCACTTTCATCATTAATGGGCTTTAGTTgaataagataaatatatttattaggtGGAACATTCATTTTTCATAGAGGAAGTCAACTTCATAATGCAAATTAGAAAAGTAATTAACCATGTGAGAAGAAGATTTGGGAGacttttctaaattaattacaCTAACTTTGTAATAAATGACGGGTAGGAAGTCATATCAACTTTCTAACATATGTCAATCTTTAATTGGTCAATTATTTAACGTGTACATTTGCCTTCCACAACTTTAATTACTAATTAGCATAATCCAAGGAACAATTAATTAGGTTAACCAACtttaaattccttttctttggCAGTAACTTTATTTTGTGGTCCTGCCTTTATTCTTCATCCTCCTCTTTCATACCAAATTTAGCTTCGGATTCCAAATCCTAGGCTGGggattaattattgattaatatttagtttCAGTAACAgtgttttaatgttttaaccATGGAAGGATGGGTGTCtaagtaaattttataaactccTGTCCTTCATGTGAGAAAATTACGACGTTAAGAGTTTCTATTCTTCCTGTTGTTTTTACCTTTTCAATCCTTTTTCTTTACCTTCAACTTTTCCAACTTTTTCTGTGTACCCTTAAACTTTCAAATAGTATCACGAACACCCATTTACCCTAACTCTGTTACTTTGGCGTTCTCATAGGGTCAAAACAGTAAATCTGCTTTCAAACTAGACCAGTCAAGCATTTTTGCTACTTCAAAAATACTCTTCCATCTTCTTCACTCTTTATACTGTAAACAATGGCCATCCAAGAACCTCTCTTTTCCTTTGAAGAACATCAAATGTACAAGGCTAATCTTAAAAACAGTATAGTTTTTGCACGAATAAGAAAGGTAAATGTAAGAAAGATTTTATTCTATGATATTTTCCTAACTCTAACCACCTAAATCGTGTAACCTTGGGTTCttgccaataattttattttggaaattaaTCTCAAGATATAAGGTAAGTTCTTTAAGTAGAGATagattcaataaatatataaaatataaaaaggtcAATATCCTAGGAGATCAATCAATGATATGATTGTGTAATATACTGAgtactaaaattaatttactaattttctTTATCCAACAATAATAGAGATGCTTGTAAAAACACTAGAAATAGCAATGGAATAAGTAAACACGATTGTGGGTCATGTTAAACCAAATT contains:
- the LOC123214809 gene encoding uncharacterized protein LOC123214809 isoform X1, which gives rise to MGKRGARLPNFCLNRIRPLVRVRSPPIQPKPTAKTDGKFENAGIVNGEEKRSSDEVKPGLVNGRKIMIVVDSSSEAKGAIQWSLTHSVQSQDKVILLYVIKPSKQVSTAGEESCKKKERSAPRAYELVHNLKNMCQQKRPDIQLEVAVVEGKEKGPAIVEAAKKQGVALLVLGQKKRSTTWRLIMMWAGNRVPVGVVEYCIQNAACMAVAVRRKSKKQGGYLITTKRHKDFWLLA
- the LOC123214809 gene encoding uncharacterized protein LOC123214809 isoform X2, which gives rise to MGKRGARLPNFCLNRIRPLVRVRSPPIQPKPTAKTDGKFENAGIVNGEEKRSSDEVKPGLVNGRKIMIVVDSSSEAKGAIQWSLTHSVQSQDKVILLYVIKPSKQVSTAGEESCKKKERSAPRAYELVHNLKNMCQQKRPDLEVAVVEGKEKGPAIVEAAKKQGVALLVLGQKKRSTTWRLIMMWAGNRVPVGVVEYCIQNAACMAVAVRRKSKKQGGYLITTKRHKDFWLLA